A portion of the Leifsonia sp. EB41 genome contains these proteins:
- a CDS encoding LLM class flavin-dependent oxidoreductase — protein MTTEPKQLFVNLFEMACVSHITHGLWPLPGNNRERFADLDYWLELAQLLEHGGFDGIFLADVIGAYDVFRGGPETALREGLQSPNLDPLLLVPAMAAVTDRLGFGVTFSTTYEPPFAFARRMSTLDHLTKGRIGWNIVTSYLPNAARNFGLDDEVPHDERYRRAEEYLDVLYKLWEGSWDDDAVIADRAAGVFTDPSKVRYIDHVGERHRVAGPHIVHPSPQRTPVLFQATGSPAGIEFAGRHAEVVFTGGRTSEEFRRNADGMRDAAERHDRQRDDVKFIAMAGVIVGRTTEEAEDKWRLYQQHSSLDGILAHSSLPVDLTAFPRDITVREALARAEFPAERVPFLPLDRTVGQALDFIKNGRDDPFLVVGDPKTVADEIERWLDEDGLDGINLRQYHSFETARDFAELVIPELRRRGRLPQEGERSGTLRERLFGDGRNRLPERHPATRYRGGANLHEEAAAAAAAR, from the coding sequence ATGACCACCGAACCCAAGCAGCTCTTCGTCAACCTGTTCGAGATGGCGTGCGTGAGCCACATCACGCACGGCCTCTGGCCGCTGCCCGGCAACAACCGCGAGCGCTTCGCCGACCTCGACTACTGGCTGGAGCTCGCGCAGCTGCTGGAGCACGGCGGCTTCGACGGCATCTTCCTGGCCGACGTGATCGGCGCGTACGACGTCTTCCGCGGCGGTCCGGAGACGGCGCTGCGGGAGGGTCTGCAGAGCCCGAACCTCGACCCGCTGCTGCTCGTGCCGGCGATGGCGGCCGTGACCGACCGGCTCGGCTTCGGGGTGACGTTCTCGACCACGTACGAGCCGCCGTTCGCCTTCGCCCGCCGGATGTCGACCCTCGACCACCTCACCAAGGGCCGGATCGGGTGGAACATCGTGACCTCCTACCTCCCGAACGCCGCCCGCAACTTCGGGCTGGACGACGAGGTGCCGCACGACGAGCGCTACCGCCGCGCCGAGGAGTACCTGGACGTGCTCTACAAGCTGTGGGAGGGCTCCTGGGACGACGACGCCGTCATCGCCGACCGCGCGGCCGGCGTTTTCACCGACCCGTCGAAGGTGCGCTACATCGACCACGTCGGCGAGCGGCACCGGGTGGCGGGCCCGCACATCGTGCACCCGTCGCCGCAGCGCACGCCTGTGCTGTTCCAGGCGACCGGGTCGCCGGCGGGGATCGAGTTCGCCGGCCGGCACGCGGAGGTCGTCTTCACCGGAGGCCGCACAAGCGAGGAGTTCCGCCGAAACGCCGACGGGATGCGCGACGCCGCCGAGCGCCACGACCGGCAGCGAGACGACGTGAAGTTCATCGCGATGGCGGGCGTGATCGTCGGCCGCACGACCGAGGAGGCCGAGGACAAGTGGAGGCTGTACCAGCAGCACTCCAGCCTCGACGGCATCCTCGCCCACAGCAGCCTCCCGGTGGACCTGACGGCGTTCCCGCGCGACATCACCGTGCGGGAGGCGCTGGCCCGGGCGGAGTTCCCGGCCGAGCGGGTGCCGTTCCTCCCGTTGGATCGCACCGTGGGCCAGGCCCTGGACTTCATCAAGAACGGCCGCGACGACCCGTTCCTGGTGGTCGGCGACCCGAAGACGGTGGCCGACGAGATCGAGCGCTGGCTGGACGAGGACGGCCTCGACGGCATCAACCTCCGCCAGTACCACTCCTTCGAGACGGCCCGCGACTTCGCCGAGCTGGTGATCCCTGAGCTGCGCCGCCGCGGGCGGCTGCCGCAGGAGGGGGAGCGGTCGGGGACGCTGAGGGAGCGACTGTTCGGCGACGGCCGCAACCGGCTGCCGGAGCGGCACCCGGCGACGCGGTACAGGGGCGGCGCGAACCTGCACGAGGAGGCTGCGGCCGCGGCCGCGGCGCGCTGA
- a CDS encoding DUF4386 domain-containing protein, which yields MTTTTTATVASDSAADRRRSLTAGVLFLVTFVSAIAGVLLYAPVLDDPHYVLGAGADVRVLSGILCEAVLIAANLGTALALFPVLRRRAEGLALGYVVARVMECVFIAVGMLCLLTVVTLRQHAATLSDPGALTASAQTLVALRNWTFLLGPGFVAGIGNGILLGWLLLRSGLVPRPMAVVGMVGGSLVALSGIGVLFGLWGQGSPVSAVATLPEIVWEAFLGVYLAFVGFRARGRGGSRGGATKADARPRRGARKRP from the coding sequence ATGACAACCACGACGACCGCGACTGTCGCATCAGATTCCGCCGCCGACCGCCGACGCTCGCTCACCGCGGGCGTGCTCTTCCTCGTCACATTCGTCTCCGCGATCGCCGGGGTCCTGCTCTACGCGCCGGTCCTGGACGACCCGCACTACGTGCTCGGCGCGGGCGCCGATGTGCGCGTGCTGTCCGGCATCCTCTGCGAGGCGGTGCTCATCGCCGCCAACCTGGGCACCGCGCTCGCGCTCTTCCCGGTCCTCCGCCGCCGCGCCGAGGGGCTCGCGCTCGGCTACGTCGTCGCCCGGGTGATGGAGTGCGTGTTCATCGCGGTCGGGATGCTGTGCCTGCTCACCGTCGTGACCCTCCGCCAGCACGCGGCGACGCTCAGCGACCCCGGCGCGCTCACCGCGTCCGCGCAGACGCTGGTCGCGCTCCGGAACTGGACGTTCCTGCTCGGCCCGGGCTTCGTCGCCGGGATCGGCAACGGCATCCTCCTCGGCTGGCTGCTGCTCCGCTCCGGACTGGTGCCGCGGCCGATGGCGGTGGTCGGGATGGTCGGCGGCTCGCTCGTCGCGCTGTCCGGGATCGGCGTGCTGTTCGGGCTGTGGGGCCAGGGGTCGCCGGTGTCGGCGGTGGCGACCCTCCCGGAGATCGTGTGGGAGGCGTTCCTGGGTGTGTATCTCGCGTTCGTGGGGTTTCGAGCGCGCGGGCGAGGAGGCTCGCGGGGCGGTGCGACGAAGGCTGATGCGAGGCCGCGCCGAGGGGCACGTAAACGCCCCTAA
- a CDS encoding TetR/AcrR family transcriptional regulator: MPQSPRPRLTRDVLLASALARADAAGLDALSMRALAAELGVVPMALYKHVANKDELIDGMVDLVWAEVEPPAIGGAATDDGSAGAPAVPWHEAMRARATSLRAALRRHPWAIGLMESRMRPGLANLAAHNAMMGCLREAGFSFRATVHATSVLDAYVYGFALQEKTLPFDTPEESGEAAAAKSETVPPEVALRFPYLLEVVAELARDGYDYDEEFATGLDLILQGIERLQP, translated from the coding sequence ATGCCGCAGTCCCCGCGCCCGCGCCTCACCCGTGACGTCCTGCTCGCCAGCGCCCTCGCCCGCGCCGACGCCGCCGGCCTCGACGCCCTGTCGATGCGCGCCCTCGCCGCCGAGCTCGGCGTCGTCCCGATGGCCCTTTACAAGCACGTCGCCAACAAGGACGAGCTGATCGACGGGATGGTCGACCTGGTCTGGGCGGAGGTCGAGCCGCCGGCGATCGGCGGGGCCGCCACTGATGACGGGAGTGCGGGAGCCCCCGCCGTCCCGTGGCACGAGGCCATGCGCGCGCGAGCGACCTCCCTGCGGGCAGCGCTGCGCCGCCATCCCTGGGCCATCGGCCTGATGGAGTCGCGCATGCGTCCCGGCCTGGCCAACCTCGCCGCGCACAACGCCATGATGGGCTGTCTCCGCGAGGCGGGGTTCTCCTTCCGCGCGACCGTGCACGCCACCTCGGTGCTCGACGCCTACGTCTACGGCTTCGCCCTGCAGGAGAAGACCCTCCCGTTCGACACCCCGGAGGAGTCGGGGGAGGCCGCGGCCGCGAAGAGCGAGACCGTTCCGCCGGAAGTGGCCCTCCGCTTCCCGTACCTCCTGGAGGTCGTGGCCGAGCTGGCCCGGGACGGCTACGACTACGACGAGGAGTTCGCCACCGGCCTC